AAATGAAAACAACAAATGAAAATAGAAACCACTCTGACACTTAACTTTTATATTGTAATGTTGGTATTTAAATGTTGCATTTTACTGGCTTTACTTCAAAGCTGCTAAAAAAGCTCTGAAATTGGTATAGATGACTAGCGCAGTCATGCATAGCATCTCAAAAGTATTTCCCCATATATCCCCAGTAATAGGGAGTGATTGATTATATTGAGAACAAATTATGTCTTGGGTTTATTATGAACCTAtttgttttatttgaaaagtGGTCACCTAGTAACAAACTATTCTAAGTGGCTACAAAATAGAACTTGAAACTAACTCCCTTACCCATTTATTACATGTTTTCTAACTAGTAAGTGTTGGCAGGTTCCTGTTGATCTTGTCATCGATCATTCAGTTCAGGTTGATGTAACAAGGTCAGAGAATGCTGTACAAGCCAATATGGAGTTCGAGTTCAAGAGaaacaaggagagatttgctTTTCTTAAATGGGGCTCAACTGCTTTCCATAATATGCTTGTTGTTCCACCTGGTTCTGGTATAGTACATCAAGTAAGTTTTGAAGCACATATTCAGAATCACTTCATGGAATTTATTTATACATTATTCTGGCTGTTAGTGTTGGGGATTTATGTTGTCCTGATTTCAGGTCAATCTCGAATATCTTGGGCGAGTTGTTTTCAACAATGAGGGTCTACTCTATCCCGACAGTGTGGTTGGGACTGATTCCCATACAACTATGATAGATGGACTTGGCGTTGCTGGATGGGGTGTTGGTGGCATTGAAGCAGAGGCAGCTATGCTTGGACAGGTATATGAATTTCTGAATCCTAACCTACATGTAATGAATGGGTGTTAATTTATCAAAATGAAAAAAAGAGAGTATTTtctttgaaattatatgttttctAAAGTCTTTTATCAAAATAAGCAAGTGGTTAATCTACGGTGGTGATACTAATGCTGTGTGCTATGATAATGACAGCCTATGAGCATGGTATTACCTGGAGTGGTTGGGTTCAAGTTATCTGGAAAATTGCGCAATGGTGTTACAGCTACTGATTTGGTTCTTACCGTGACACAAATGCTTAGGAAACATGGTGTTGTTGGAAAATTCGTTGAATTTTATGGTAATAAAATTCTcatttctttcctttcctttttcccAAAGTTGTTTTGGTCTTTCTAATTACCGGTGGCTGTTTTCTATAGGTGATGGTATGGGTGAGTTATCATTGGCTGACAGGGCCACTATTGCCAACATGTCTCCTGAATATGGAGCAACCATGGGTTTCTTCCCCGTAGATCATGTTACATTACAATACCTAAAGTTAACTGGAAGAAGTGACGAGACTGTTAGTATCAACTCATCTGTTATTTGCCTGTGATCTGAATTCTGAAGTGCTTATAGGTGGCAATGATTTGACTTATTTAACTCCATTTTGGCTGAATATAGGTGGCAATGATAGAGGCTTATCTCAGGGCAAACAAAATGTTTGTTGACTATAATGAGGTAATATAGTTGAATAATCATGCACAATCCTTGCATTTAGCCCCCAGAAGATAAAATGTCCATATTTTGAATGTTAATTTATCTTCTATAAATGCAGCCTCAACAAGATAGAGCTTATTCATCCTACCTTGAATTGAACCTTGATGATGTTGAACCTTGTATTTCTGGGCCAAAGAGGTAAGATGCTACAGTATTTTACATGTTGCCTTGTCTTTCATCATTGATTTGTCATACTAAGTGACACTCTTTACAGACCTCATGATCGAGTGCCTTTGAAAGAAATGAAGTCCGATTGGCGTGCATGTCTTGATAACAAAGTGGGCTTTAAGGTTAGTAGTGCTGTAATATTCATACAATTTTATCACTTTTTGGTCTTATAGGAACCATTGGTTATTTCATTTCTTACAATTTTCTTGAaatatcttttgtttgttttaaaCGAACCTGCTATTATCTTTCCATTTGTTTGTTTTGGTGATAAATGCTAATTGACTTCTATTTAGTatcacttttaaattttaatatccCTGTGCCAACTCATCTTAGATGTAGTGTGGTATCCATGAGGACCCCATCTAATGGTGGAAGATGGCACGGTGCCGCACCAAAATCAGCACAACAAACATTTCTATTTTGTTTGTCTTTTGTGCGTGTTTTGAACACTGGTCATTTTAACTGTTCAAAGGTGTTGGCCTCAACTTGCAGACACAGAAGCTGCCACAAAACATATTGTAGTGTAATAGTCCATATTTCATGTACTTCTGCTTGATGAGAACCCTAGACAAATTACATCCAAAATATTTCTCTGATTGCAGGGATTTGCAATACCAAAAGAAGCACAAGGCAAAGTTGCGAAATTTAATTTCCATGGGCAGCCAGCTGAGCTGAAGCATGGCAGTGTTGTGATTGCTGCAATTACAAGCTGTACAAATACATCAAACCCAAGTGTTATGCTTGGGGCTGGTCTTGTAGCCAAAAAGGCCCACGATCTAGGTTTGCAGGTTAGGCACCAATAATAGTAATGTTAGAATCTGCCGTGTTTGTGCTTATCAACGTGATGTCCTGGATATGGAcctctttatttcttcttttcttgaTATTAATATTGATCTTTGAGTAACTGTGTCAGGTTAAGCCTTGGGTAAAAACTAGTCTTGCTCCTGGCTCTGGAGTTGTTACAAAATACCTACATCAGAGGTTATTTATCCTTTTTAGAATCTTAATTAATTCTTTCATAATGTACTTTGGTATTTGGCTCAATTTGGAAAGAATGTATACTGAATTCAGGTTTGGATGTTTTATACCTTTTGGGCAGTGGTCTGCAAAAGTATCTAAATGAACAGGGTTTCAATATTGTTGGATTTGGCTGTACAACTTGTATTGGCAATTCAGGAGAGCTGGATGAATCAGTTGCTTCTGCTATCTCAGAAAATGGTATTTATATCAAATATGATTTCTATTACTGAAGCTAACTTCTGTGAATTCTCTCacaattattttcttttctacaaCTTTAGGAAACCTTGTAAACATATATTATGCTTTATATTTCTGTATTTAATTCCTACATTTTCTCATGCAGACGTTGTAGCTGCTGCTGTATTGTCTGGGAACCGTAACTTTGAAGGCCGTGTACATCCTTTGACAAGAGCTAACTACCTTGCCTCCCCTCCTCTAGTTGTTGCTTATGCCCTTGCTGGCACGGTAAGCATGCATAGTTCATATTTCCAGCATGTAGAGAAAAGGTTTTTGGTCCTTGTCTTCCACATTATCAGATTTTCCATCTCTTAGTAAAGACTAATTCTCTTTAGACCCCAGTAACCTAAGATTTATTAAAATGCTAAGGTTGGAAGTAAAACAAGTACAGCAACAACTGAGCCTGTCACATGTAACAGAACTGACAAGTTAAATTTTTGGAGGCCAATAATAAGTGTATCAATGTGTGTATATTGGTTTTGGTTGACTAGTGATATTTTTGCTAATTAATTAACATTGTGCCTTGTTGTTTTTAACTAGTTGGATACACACTGCCAGATCTTTGGATCTTGATGAACACTGATTGGCTATGCACTATATTTCTGATAGATGATGTCATATCTCAGACTATTAGTTTGTGAAGTGGTTTAATGGCCTTTTTTGCTTTAATTAAACCTGGTGTACCCTTTATTTTATTAGGAATTAGATTCCTTTTTCCTCCAGAGTTTAGAAAATATAACATCTGTATTTGTTAAATATTTTAGGTTGACATTGACTTTGAAAAGGAGCCAATAGGGACAGGGAAGGATGGCAAGAATGTCTACCTTAGGGATATTTGGCCATCCACTGAAGAAATTGCACAGGTAAATGTCttcttatttagttatttatttaatcaGAGATGACACACACTGTAGATGTTTATACTGTACATGACAATTAACTTCGATTTTCTTGATTCAAGGCTGTTCAATCTAGTGTGTTGCCTGACATGTTCCGAAGTACATATGAATCTATTACCAAGGGTAACCCTATGTGGAACCAACTACAAGTTCCTGTTGACAAGTTGTATTCGTGGGATCCCAACTCAACATATATTCACGAACCTCCGTACTTCAAGGGCATGACCATGGATCCTCCTGGAGCTCATGGTGTTAAAGATGCCTATTGCCTACTGAATTTTGGTGACAGTATAACTACTGATCACATTTCTCCTGCTGGAAGTATTCACAAAGACAGTCCTGCTGCAAAGTACCTTATGGAGCGGGGAGTGGATCGCAAGGACTTCAATTCTTATGGAAGTCGTCGTGGCAATGATGAGGTGATGGCAAGGGGAACTTTTGCCAACATCCGCATTGTTAACAAGCTCTTAAATGGTGAAGTTGGCCCAAAGACAGTTCACATTCCTACAGGAGAGAAGCTTTATGTGTTTGATGCAGCAATGGTGAGTTGTGCCCTGCCAAAGTATGACATTCTTTTTATTTAACTCTTCTGGTGGCAACATGATCAAGTTGATATGATGTTATCTGGTATTGATATAATCATCATTTGTTCCTAATTAGCGTCAGCTTACAGTGTCTTGTCAAATGCTTCAGAGCTAATTATTTCACAAATGCTTGCtaatttgtgaaatcttttgGCTCTATTCTGTGCATTAATATATCATGTCTTTCTTATTCAGTTAGTTAATGGCAATGTGCTGTTTCGAGTGCTGATCCCTTGGAATGGTCCCCTTATTTCAGAGATACAAGAATGAAGGACATGACACCATTGTGCTGGCTGGAGCTGAATATGGTAGTGGAAGTTCAAGGGATTGGGCTGCCAAGGGTCCCATGCTATTGGTGAGTCCCTCCGTTTAATATTGTGGCCTGTGATTTGGCTGGGTTTTCTATTCGATTTTTTAGATTTCTTCAACATGCTGAGACGAATACTCTTGATGATTCTTCTATGTCAAATGGTAGGGAGTCAAAGCCGTGATAGCCAAGAGTTTTGAGAGAATTCATCGCAGTAACTTGGTAGGAATGGGTATTATTCCTCTCTGCTTCAAAGCTGGTGAGGATGCCGAGACTTTGGGGTTGACTGGCCATGAACGGTACACCATTGACCTTCCAAATAAAATCAGTGACATAAGGCCTGGTCAAGATGTAACTGTCACAACCAACACTGGAAAGTCTTTCACCTGCACAGTTCGTTTCGACACCGAGGTAATTCAAACTTTTCATTGTTTTCATGTTTGATTTTCTTTCTTGCTGTACTTATTGATGCAATTGTGATCTATTCTAACACGCTGGTACTTTCAGGTGGAACTGGCTTACTTTGACCACGGAGGCATCCTCCCATATGTCATCAGGAACCTCATTTCACAGTGAAAAACCGTCTGTTGATGGGAAATGTTTAACACTTCTTACCATTCTAGCAGTAGTTGATGTGAGAAATGAGAATAAGTTTTTCAATAAATAGGAAAGAATCCCTTTTTTGAGGGAGGCAATTTTACTTTTTGACATTTCCAGGTGTTTATATATTTAGGCATGTGAAGTGAAACATTATTGAGTACATTGATTCCCGTGATCGGCTTGCCTATTGAACAATGGGAACAATTGTAATTTATATATAAGCCGGTGCCAATGGCATACGGAATTCggtcttttgaaattgttaagTGGTGGATACTTGATTTATCAATTATTTCATCCACACGAATGCTAAAAAGTAATCATCGTACGTTTAGCTATTCCGCATATAATCCCGTTGGTCAGATACACCttaaagtatatggaaccaaaatgTGACCAGTCAAATAGTAAACAAAACTGTTTAATTAAAATCATTTTTTGAATAATGTTTAAAAACTGCTCCTAAGATTACGGAGCATGAACCAAAACCCAATTTTTCATAGAATTCAAACACATTTTGGTTGACTTTTGGCTGATATGCTTTTGGTTCCCTAGTTGTTCTCTTCCTTATAACAATGCCCGTTGtagtaattttaattaaataaaaattgagagTTGAGACACATCAACGAGGCTTTCATCCAAAAGAGAACCGTTTCTAAGATAAAGAATAGTAAAAATGAGATAAATTGTGTCCTAATAGAGACTGAAAACTATGAAATCGCATGACAGCTGCATATGTAGCCTCTGATGAGTCTCACGTTGTGCCAGTGGTAGGATTCAATAGAACTAATAAATAATAATGCCTCTTCATATTAGTGGTTTTTTTGAACACAGGAGTGATAGATATTATTAATGAACCTTCGGAGTTCGGAAGCTAGTCCCTTCGAATGGATATTTGTTAATGACTGAATTTATTAAACATGGGTTTAATAACAGTCACGATGGTGACCGGTTGCAGGGGCGGAGCCTACAAGGGGAGAATCCAACCTCCCCCTACCAAAAAAAAATCCCCAATATAACACAATTTTCATTTTTTAAGATTGATATTTTTGTTGTCATGCCAAATCCTCAACAAATTGTTTTGCCGTTTTTAGCCAAGATCACTCACCATCGTTTTTGTCAGATGATGATGCATCATATACATTAAATACGAAACATTTTATGAGCAGAAATTTTCATGAACGGCCTAAGGGGTTTTGTTTTATTACGCCAACACATATAGTCTATAGAACAATCCTCCTTACATGATACCTTCATATATATTACATCTCTGAAGTTCTTCTAGTCAAACCGAGACTAATGGGGTTTAAACCTAGAACCTCTGCATACTACTCAAATTACGTCATATTTACAAACCACGTAGAATTCAACAACTTACTCGTAAATACgtcaaacaacaacaaaaataaaaataaaatacattcacCGTTTACATAGAACTGTTCATAACACCAAAACTATACCTCTGGAATGCTTTCTAAAGCTGGCCTCCAAGAATTCATGCCTCCATCATGTTCTTCTTCAACctcactcattctcttttctctCATCTTCATATCTTTTAGTAATTGCGCCAAAGAAGCATATTGCTGAGCATCGTTCTCCCTCACCATCCTTCTCAACTCTTCCTTGTTCACCACCAACCTAATCCTCCTAGTTCCACTTGTACGATCACCATCAGAGCGTCTCTTTACCGGCTCATTCTCATCAGTATCTTCTGCTGATACTTTGCTGTTTCTCATGCAGTTCCACATGATGTTGATTTTAGTAGTAATAATCAAAGGATTAAAGCAAAGTCAACCATTTATAGAGAGTGTGGAGAAGAGAAAAGCACATGGAATATCCGATTGTTACGCCGTGTCTATTGTAATTAAAAGAAGGGAGATTCTTGAGATGGACTACACtatgaattatatattttttgataCCCTTTTCGTATTTGTGCTGCATCAATATTTTACTAGTGTTGCCGGCcattagttttaacttttaactcaacatttttttttttaatttttaatttgatatatttatatttttaatatatattttatattctaatatgtattttatctAATAGTTGATTTTAGTATTTGATTTTAATGTACTTATCATGATTATATAATGATAATCACGGAGAGATATGCAACAATATGTTTATCTTTCATTATACTTGAAGTTGTATGCCCTCTAATCAGTGCTAAAATAGTAGTACATTCCCCATGATAGGAAGGCTAATAGCAAATTAGTACTAAGCTATGATTTTAAGCAAGAGTGTCAtccaatcttttaaaattattgttattataaattttaaattacaacATTAAATAttaatcttaaatcctaaatttNNNNNNNNNNNNNNNNNNNNNNNNNNNNNNNNNNNNNNNNNNNNNNNNNNNNNNNNNNNNNNNNNNNNNNNNNNNNNNNNNNNNNNNNNNNNNNNNNNNNNNACTAAAtttcacttttttatttattatattttatattagttatttatatttagagtttaaaatttaaaatttataatatttattttattttctattttttcttttttttttaataacaagTTAATTTTTAAGGAACGcttcattccttattttctcctttagtatttttcttaaaaatattgTATAAAACATTCTAACTATATGTTTTATTAAGTTTGATAGTCCTAATTTTCAAcctttttttgtgaaattttaccTAGAATATTTTAGTCGTACAGTTTTTAAACCATTAAATGAAAAAATGATATCTCGCATTTGTTTTCATACACTCTAACTATTTTATTTCTCAATTTTTTGTATCACTATTTTGTATTTACTTATTTTTATGAAGATGGGAATggttttttttttcctatttaaatacaaattttatttatttaaacataaaaaatatttcattataTATCAATTTTGCAGTAGCATAATTACGATAGaaaataatttggcatatgaaaaaatatgaaaaagaaaatattataagctaatgaatttataaatgaaacgaatttttttttaaatttattggaAATCATCATTTAATTCATTGACAACTAAGAAATCGACATTTTTTATGTTTAAAAAGTTAATCTAGGACAGAGTAAGTCTTCCAAAATAGCATagctaaaatttgaatttttataagAATTTCAATCACATTagtaaatttatatatttatattgggGATATATTGGTAATAATAAGAAATAACGCATATATGTTTTAATTTAGAGATTAGTTCATACATACACAATAAATAtatcaaaaacttaaaattttgtttatttaatttaataggtAATATTAATACGTAATTACGTACTCTAGTACATTAAGAGGACTAAATAAATcctttaatttactaatttattaGTATTTTGTTCTATTGTTAAAATGTACGTAATAGGAGTGAGTATGGGTCAGGTTGATTCGGGTTTAAAGTGAAATTAGAATTGAACCAATTGAATTATAATTAATTCAATTTGGTTCAGATTTACATTTTTTTGTGTATGTACCCAAactaaaccaaaccaaaccaaaccgattaagaacggattggttctaTTCGAGTAATTGGGTACCCAATAAAACagaattcataaaataaaaaaaaataaaaaaaaacgaaATTGGAGACGCCGACAACGGAGTGGAAGTTAGTTGCTGCGTCGCTGTCGCTACTAGAGAGGACGATGGAGAAGAAGACGATGCTGACAGTCCCATGAACGATGATGCTGATGGTCCCACAAAAGACGATGCTGACGGAGATGCTGACGGAGACGCCGACAACGGAGAGGAAGCTGGTTGCGTAAAACGGTGAGGTGGTGAGGTTTGAGAAAGCTCTATTTGGATTTACTCCATAGGGTGAGGGAGGACGCCGCTGCTAGTGTTTATTAGGATGACCGGGTAACtcaaaattattatatatatatatatatattattttattttttatttaattaatatatgatcggattTGCGGGTTGGTTCGGATTTACGGGTTGTTAGCCGAACCAATTATCAAAAAGAGacattggtttggttcggattcgAACGAGTAATTGAGTACCCACTACCTATGTTCACCCCCTACCACATAGCATGAGAACTTACTAAAGCTCAAGTTTAGGGATGACAAAATTCTCTTAAATATGGAGATCTTCGTAGGAATTGTCTTGAATGAAAActcaaaaatgaaaatttttCCCCACATGAATGGCGGCAAAATTTTTCTAAAGCAGGCACAAAGATTCAAGTAGGAATTTCTATCNNNNNNNNNNNNNNNNNNNNNNNNNNNNNNNNNNNNNNNNNNNNNNNNNNNNNNNNNNNNNNNNNNNNNNNNNNNNNNNNNNNNNNNNNNNNNNNNNNNNNNNNNNNNNNNNNNNNNNNNNNNNNNNNNCAACCAATGATGTCTTTACTCTTCTCCTTTTTTATCATGGGCTAAGCCcatcaaaaaaaaatttgacCCGACCATGAATCCGACCCACCCATATTCTCGTACCCCACTCACGTACCACCCCTTGAGAAATGTAAGTTTTTTTTGGGCCACTTGATAGCCACATAACGTGGGTGCCACTTTTCTATCCTAGCCCATATCTATTTGCAAGGTGGGTCAATTGAGTCATGCCTAGAATAAgtcaaattttatgttttagGTGTATGGCATGCAGGTCTCCCGAGTAGCTTGATGGTAAGGAGCAATAACTCAAACCCAAGTGATCCCGGTTCGAGACCAGcattgagagagaagagaagaagagagatggAAGAAGAATATGAGGTATTTCAAAATACCTCTCTTTTTTGCTAGTTtactttaaattatttaaaaataaattctgATTTTTGTACATCAAAATTTTTGAGACAATCTAAAATTAAACTCAGTTAGAATCTTACAATCTAAAagttttaaatcttaatttagtCTAACACTTTCACTCAACTAGAGAAACAAATATTTTAATTAGTGACGGAGCTTAAACATAATTTTTAAGAGAGAAAATTTATATCAGATAATAAATAATTGTTTTGGTATAGACTTCACTTAAAATAAGTTCGTCTAATCTCATTTAGGGTATTATTAAAGTATATTTGAAGTCATTTTTCAAAATATCGTTATAAATAATTAAGattaaatttgttattaattcatctttatataaaataaaattttttggcCTATTAAAAAACTTagggttaatactcaaattcgtcTCCGAAAGATTACGCGATCTTCATTTTCGTCcccgaatgatttttttaatcaaattagtccctgaaggataaaaaataagtcaaattagtccttctgTCAGTTGGACGATGACGTggcacgttaagtgccacgtggcagaTCAGTAACCCGTGGCACGCCACATGgcaggtcagtgacacgtggcatatcCAGGTCAACGCCACGTGttacttgacatgtaaaaaagatttttatagtcaaaatagtccttgaaagtccagacgtaagtcattttcatccctcaaattttaaaaattagtcaaactagtccttatataatttttttttatttttcttcataatattaaatttgaaatattttttgatactactaattttaatagaaatgtaattgacaaacaaaacattaataattgtatcttttcttcttaaaattttttttttcaataaaattatctctcttctttaattcttctcaaaatctctcttattcttttctattctaaaaccttTTTCTTACATACATTTtactgaaatatatatatatatatatatacacaaaattgaaatgtatgtatttattaacctaaacaaagttatatgctcgaaatcaaaatttatgtatgttaagtTAAACAAAGTTGTACCACTATTTTTTTCTACTACATCTTTTTTTGGTCAATTACGGTATTACTTACGTATAAAATGTAATGATAGTAATACTTAGAGTCAAAATTTGTGGATCTTCTTGAATTTTGATTCTAAGTATCACTATCATTACATCCTATATGTAAGTAATAccgtaatgaaaaaaaaaatgtagtaaaaaaaaatagtggtataactttgtttaggaataagagagagataattttattgaaaaaaaatttaagaagaaaagatacaattactaatgttttgtttgtcaattacatttctattaaaattagtagtatcaaaaaatatttcaaatttaatattatgaagaaaaaataaaaaaaaattatataaagactagtttgactaatttttaaaatttgagggatgaaaatgGTTTACATCTAGACTTTCAAGGACTATCTTAACTATAAAaatcttttttacatgtcaagtgacatgTGGCGTTGACTTgggtatgccacgtgtcactgacctaCCACGTGGCACTGACCTGCCATATGGCGTGCTACGGGTCACTTATCTGCCATGTcatcatgccacgtggcacttaacatGCCACGTCATCGTCCAACTGAcagaaggactaatttgacttattttatatctttcagggactaatttgattaaaaaaatcattcggggacgaaaatgaagatcgcgtaatctttcggggacgaatttgagtattaacccaAAAAACTTATGTTTATAATTatgtatatttaaattttatccgatcaaatattttttattttttttatatagtcACATCCAAATTTATAATCTTCATTGAGTTTTAGATTTATTATTTATAAGTATCTGAAGTTCAAAGTTAGAATGCTTAATTGATCATATTCCCAATTAAACCCAAtaacttaattatatatataataaaaagttgatgatgtaacaccctcactaccagaatgtcacgcttccggctgcgccactttgatagcaagaagtattacgactactttatatacttaatattaaaatagaagcatgtgactcgacactgtatcgctgatttttttgaaaaccggaaataaatattttatcttaAAACAACAAGCAGgtatagattcatatacaagacttcttatatatataactcctatccctcttacaaaattgtaataataaagacgagggaagaaaataatctaattaacacaacagcatataaaccaaacgcagtataactcttcttgaTGCCTCTTCATCtagttcctgaaaaggtaaaactgtagggggtgagaacctaaccacatggtctcaccacagagtttcaaagttgtcataagaagatatttaacaagaaaattattttcaagcttagtgactatcattgccttatgaatcttttaaaagcCAATAGGTAATTGTTCAgaaccttttcaaagaaataatgttcaatctttcagaaatccgaaacctttcctttcttataagaaaatctcaatcagaaacccaccacgcaatcaaacaacacagtcattaattcagcaccaaagttcattctcaaacgTAACACGCCAGTTCGACGGAGGCTCCAAGGTGGACCTGCGGCGGCGCGACATGGTGGGAGCGACGACTGTGACGCGGTGAGCTTCCCTCCTTCTCTCTTCTGCCGCGTGgctttttttcccttttgctcGGCAACAAGGGTAACGGTGGCAAGCTCAGGGATGGCGGCGGCCCCACAGAACGGCGACGACGGCTGGGTAGAGCGCGGCGACAGCAGCTGCGCGACCTACCAATTCTAGCGCGTCTTTCTCTTCCATCGACGCTGCCTCTCTTTCTTAGATTTCTTCTCCGTGCATGTGAGTGTGCTTGCTTTGTTTATGAGTCGGTGAAATGCAGAGAGAATGAGAAAGGGGTTAAAGCTGCTTAGCGtgaaaaggaaaatgaaaagCAGAGGTCATGGCGTATTCATGTATATAATTATCTAAATACCAAATATTTTGCAAAACTTAGGTGTAAAGAAAAAAAGTGTGGTCTAAAGCAAAAGTTACAAGATGGTTCAAAACAAAGATGT
The DNA window shown above is from Arachis ipaensis cultivar K30076 chromosome B08, Araip1.1, whole genome shotgun sequence and carries:
- the LOC107612826 gene encoding aconitate hydratase, cytoplasmic: MYMTAYSSSSSMLLRATRTKLISSSLSRTFLSSPPPRPTASYRSLAFSSTAAAAFRSSSVAARWSHWRSPLSLRSQIRAAAPVLERFHRKLATAAGENPFKGNLTSLPKPGGGEFGKYYSLPSLKDPRIDRLPYSIRILLESALRNCDNFQVSKEDVEKIIDWENTAVKQVEIPFKPARVLLQDFTGVPAVVDLACMRDAMNRLGSDSNKINPLVPVDLVIDHSVQVDVTRSENAVQANMEFEFKRNKERFAFLKWGSTAFHNMLVVPPGSGIVHQVNLEYLGRVVFNNEGLLYPDSVVGTDSHTTMIDGLGVAGWGVGGIEAEAAMLGQPMSMVLPGVVGFKLSGKLRNGVTATDLVLTVTQMLRKHGVVGKFVEFYGDGMGELSLADRATIANMSPEYGATMGFFPVDHVTLQYLKLTGRSDETVAMIEAYLRANKMFVDYNEPQQDRAYSSYLELNLDDVEPCISGPKRPHDRVPLKEMKSDWRACLDNKVGFKGFAIPKEAQGKVAKFNFHGQPAELKHGSVVIAAITSCTNTSNPSVMLGAGLVAKKAHDLGLQVKPWVKTSLAPGSGVVTKYLHQSGLQKYLNEQGFNIVGFGCTTCIGNSGELDESVASAISENDVVAAAVLSGNRNFEGRVHPLTRANYLASPPLVVAYALAGTVDIDFEKEPIGTGKDGKNVYLRDIWPSTEEIAQAVQSSVLPDMFRSTYESITKGNPMWNQLQVPVDKLYSWDPNSTYIHEPPYFKGMTMDPPGAHGVKDAYCLLNFGDSITTDHISPAGSIHKDSPAAKYLMERGVDRKDFNSYGSRRGNDEVMARGTFANIRIVNKLLNGEVGPKTVHIPTGEKLYVFDAAMRYKNEGHDTIVLAGAEYGSGSSRDWAAKGPMLLGVKAVIAKSFERIHRSNLVGMGIIPLCFKAGEDAETLGLTGHERYTIDLPNKISDIRPGQDVTVTTNTGKSFTCTVRFDTEVELAYFDHGGILPYVIRNLISQ
- the LOC107612259 gene encoding uncharacterized protein LOC107612259, whose translation is MWNCMRNSKVSAEDTDENEPVKRRSDGDRTSGTRRIRLVVNKEELRRMVRENDAQQYASLAQLLKDMKMREKRMSEVEEEHDGGMNSWRPALESIPEV